A stretch of the Vulcanisaeta souniana JCM 11219 genome encodes the following:
- a CDS encoding MFS transporter, with product MGSESRLTDKQILGFSRWFAFVGAFLAMFMISPYEYAFSAFSHDVTQFFHISAVFLGTVFTVNVFLESVFGWPAGFIRDKYGPWFLQLIAAFLVGIGYFAAIFGSPTLLMWVYAVIGGIGAGMVYNNSVTVANKWFPDYRATVAGTISAGFSWGSIPIILLVGILPSVHPIAVFKSIMLGLAITSFVIILISAFLMRRDPPKGWKPPTYNPQSSRSKLIRATDYQFTFSETVRTWQFWILVITFLLVASEGLTIVSKAVQYGLYFHFALIVAVAASLGSSVMAGLGKFITGIISDAIGVIKTLVLFYALSGIFTLLSVVFGIVHNEIGFVASVALAILTWASIYTVNPASIGYFYGEVASGNNYGLLYAIAKGSGAIYGGVLTAIMITSLGWINTMVVSGLFGIVAALLAIPLLWKIPRAPRKT from the coding sequence ATGGGCAGTGAGTCAAGATTAACCGACAAGCAAATACTTGGTTTCAGTAGGTGGTTTGCGTTCGTCGGCGCATTCTTGGCTATGTTCATGATTAGTCCTTATGAGTATGCCTTTAGCGCTTTCTCTCATGACGTTACTCAGTTCTTCCATATCAGTGCTGTGTTCCTGGGTACCGTATTTACCGTCAACGTGTTCCTAGAATCAGTATTTGGCTGGCCGGCGGGTTTCATTAGGGATAAATATGGTCCTTGGTTTCTTCAATTAATAGCGGCATTCCTCGTTGGTATTGGATACTTCGCGGCAATCTTTGGTTCACCAACTCTCCTAATGTGGGTTTATGCAGTCATAGGAGGCATCGGCGCTGGCATGGTATATAATAATAGTGTTACCGTGGCTAATAAGTGGTTCCCTGATTATAGAGCTACCGTGGCTGGCACTATATCGGCTGGGTTTAGTTGGGGTTCAATACCAATAATACTACTAGTTGGTATATTACCGAGTGTTCATCCAATAGCTGTGTTTAAGTCAATCATGCTAGGCCTTGCAATAACATCCTTCGTAATAATTTTAATCTCAGCTTTCCTAATGAGGAGGGATCCACCGAAGGGTTGGAAACCACCCACGTATAATCCGCAGTCTTCAAGATCGAAGCTGATACGTGCGACTGATTACCAATTTACATTCTCCGAGACGGTGAGGACTTGGCAGTTCTGGATACTAGTCATTACATTCCTACTTGTTGCGTCTGAGGGATTAACAATAGTGTCTAAGGCCGTTCAATACGGGCTCTACTTCCACTTTGCCTTGATCGTTGCTGTGGCTGCGTCGCTTGGTTCATCGGTAATGGCTGGTTTGGGTAAATTTATAACAGGTATTATTTCTGATGCAATTGGTGTTATTAAAACACTAGTTCTGTTCTATGCCCTATCAGGCATCTTCACGCTACTGAGCGTAGTATTTGGCATAGTACATAACGAGATTGGGTTTGTGGCATCTGTGGCTCTTGCAATTTTGACTTGGGCATCGATATATACCGTTAACCCAGCCTCCATTGGGTACTTCTACGGCGAAGTGGCATCAGGAAATAACTATGGATTACTCTACGCCATAGCTAAGGGTAGTGGTGCTATTTATGGTGGTGTATTGACGGCAATAATGATAACGTCCCTAGGCTGGATAAATACCATGGTAGTCTCAGGTCTCTTTGGAATAGTAGCTGCACTCCTGGCCATACCATTACTCTGGAAAATACCAAGGGCTCCTAGGAAAACGTAA
- a CDS encoding FAD-binding protein, translating into MEGGIVISLARMNKVLELDIKNETATVEADVINLWLSDALAKLSSRSLNNDVLGGRQAWL; encoded by the coding sequence ATTGAGGGCGGTATTGTTATTTCCCTAGCGAGAATGAATAAGGTCCTTGAGCTTGATATTAAGAATGAAACAGCCACCGTAGAGGCTGACGTCATTAACCTATGGCTCAGTGACGCCTTGGCTAAGCTATCCAGTCGGTCACTTAACAACGATGTACTGGGTGGGCGCCAAGCCTGGTTATAG